From a single Streptomyces misionensis genomic region:
- a CDS encoding BlaI/MecI/CopY family transcriptional regulator, with protein sequence MTRVWKWNRPVTVREVLEDLQQERSIAYTTVMTVLDNLHQKGWVRREAEGRAYRYEAVSTRAAYAAALMNDAWSQSDNPAAALVAFFGMMSQEQRQALADAVRIVQGPQSTEAPEARRARPPEGGEPEAARARQEENPGSAEGADER encoded by the coding sequence ATGACGCGGGTGTGGAAGTGGAACCGCCCGGTGACCGTTCGAGAAGTCCTGGAAGACCTCCAGCAGGAACGCTCCATCGCGTACACCACCGTGATGACGGTTTTGGACAATCTCCATCAGAAGGGCTGGGTGCGCCGCGAGGCGGAAGGCCGTGCCTATCGATATGAGGCCGTCTCCACCCGTGCCGCCTACGCCGCCGCACTCATGAACGACGCCTGGTCGCAGAGCGACAACCCGGCCGCCGCGCTCGTCGCCTTCTTCGGGATGATGAGCCAGGAACAGCGCCAGGCCCTCGCGGACGCCGTACGCATCGTCCAGGGGCCGCAATCCACGGAAGCACCCGAAGCGCGCCGGGCGCGGCCCCCCGAAGGCGGAGAACCGGAAGCCGCGCGAGCGCGGCAAGAGGAGAACCCCGGCTCGGCAGAGGGCGCCGACGAGCGATAG
- a CDS encoding amino-acid N-acetyltransferase, protein MSAARPEVSAKAITVRRARTSDVPAVRHLLDAYVRDRILLDKATVTLYEDIQEFWVAERDDNAEVVGCGALHVMWEDLAEVRTLAVKPGLKGAGVGHQLLEKLLHTARWLGVRRVFCLTFEVDFFGKHGFVEIGETPVDTDVYAELLRSYDEGVAEFLGLERVKPNTLGNSRMLLHL, encoded by the coding sequence ATGTCAGCAGCACGTCCCGAAGTCTCCGCAAAAGCCATCACGGTCCGTCGTGCCCGCACCAGCGATGTCCCGGCCGTGCGCCACCTCCTCGACGCCTACGTCCGCGACCGCATCCTGCTCGACAAAGCCACGGTCACGCTTTACGAGGACATCCAGGAGTTCTGGGTCGCCGAACGGGACGACAACGCCGAGGTGGTCGGCTGCGGCGCACTGCACGTCATGTGGGAGGACCTGGCGGAAGTGCGCACTCTGGCGGTGAAGCCCGGTCTCAAGGGCGCGGGCGTCGGCCATCAGTTGCTGGAGAAGTTGCTGCACACCGCGCGCTGGCTCGGCGTTCGCCGCGTTTTCTGCCTGACCTTCGAAGTGGACTTCTTCGGGAAGCACGGCTTCGTCGAGATCGGCGAGACGCCGGTCGACACCGATGTCTACGCGGAGCTGCTGCGTTCCTATGACGAGGGCGTCGCGGAGTTCCTCGGACTCGAACGAGTGAAACCGAACACCTTGGGCAACAGCCGGATGCTTCTGCATCTGTGA
- a CDS encoding histone-like nucleoid-structuring protein Lsr2, which produces MAQKVQVLLVDDLDGGEADETVTFALDGKTYEIDLTTANADKLRGLLDPYVKGGRRTGGRASGGRGKARAAAGGGNQDTAAIRAWAKENGLEVNDRGRVPASIREAYEKANG; this is translated from the coding sequence GTGGCACAGAAGGTTCAGGTCCTTCTTGTCGACGACCTCGACGGCGGCGAGGCGGACGAGACGGTGACGTTCGCGCTGGACGGCAAGACGTACGAGATCGATCTCACGACCGCCAATGCGGACAAGCTGCGCGGCCTTCTCGACCCTTATGTGAAGGGCGGTCGGCGTACCGGGGGCCGTGCCTCCGGCGGCCGTGGAAAGGCCCGTGCCGCCGCCGGCGGCGGCAACCAGGACACCGCGGCGATCCGCGCCTGGGCCAAGGAGAACGGCCTGGAGGTCAACGACCGCGGCCGCGTTCCCGCGTCCATCCGCGAGGCGTACGAGAAGGCCAACGGCTGA
- a CDS encoding SCO3374 family protein encodes MAGSVSTPSTVPLPRRPVEPGAPAAPWPGARGWREVRRWYERELGWAAVPGRPPRLPTGVRFDVLDVPAEAGAGALRHLAPGSPVALRGDRMELLVAAGSAEELPGLLEWLEWGAVTLDLRALGAGDALEAPLPPGWPPSSAERPSRGLPGARSRGLSECLEGAAVWLRPPEPGHEAGASLPAMPAMGRAGHAPDLVRLVDTVAACCHRVRLRRAAGPAGRVVRSDR; translated from the coding sequence ATGGCTGGCTCGGTCTCCACGCCCTCCACGGTCCCCCTTCCGCGCCGTCCCGTCGAACCGGGAGCGCCCGCCGCGCCGTGGCCCGGGGCACGGGGGTGGCGGGAGGTCCGGCGCTGGTACGAGCGCGAGCTGGGCTGGGCCGCCGTTCCCGGGCGTCCGCCGCGGCTGCCCACCGGGGTCCGGTTCGACGTCCTGGACGTGCCGGCCGAGGCGGGCGCCGGGGCGCTCCGGCATCTCGCGCCGGGCTCGCCGGTGGCACTGCGGGGCGACCGGATGGAGCTGCTGGTGGCCGCGGGCAGCGCGGAGGAGCTGCCGGGGCTGCTGGAGTGGCTGGAGTGGGGTGCCGTCACGCTCGATCTGCGGGCCCTGGGGGCGGGGGACGCCCTTGAGGCCCCGTTGCCGCCCGGATGGCCGCCGTCGTCCGCCGAGAGGCCTTCCCGGGGTCTTCCGGGGGCTCGCTCGCGGGGTCTCTCCGAGTGCCTTGAGGGGGCCGCCGTGTGGCTGCGGCCCCCCGAGCCGGGGCACGAGGCCGGGGCCTCGCTGCCCGCGATGCCGGCCATGGGGCGCGCTGGGCACGCCCCCGATCTCGTACGACTGGTGGACACGGTGGCTGCATGCTGTCACCGCGTCCGGCTGCGGAGGGCCGCCGGCCCCGCCGGAAGGGTCGTACGGTCGGACCGGTGA
- a CDS encoding ATP-dependent Clp protease ATP-binding subunit encodes MFERFTDRARRVVVLAQEEARMLNHNYIGTEHILLGLIHEGEGVAAKALESLGISLEAVRQQVEEIIGQGQQAPSGHIPFTPRAKKVLELSLREALQLGHNYIGTEHILLGLIREGEGVAAQVLVKLGADLNRVRQQVIQLLSGYQGKETATAGGPAEGTPSTSLVLDQFGRNLTQAARESKLDPVIGREKEIERVMQVLSRRTKNNPVLIGEPGVGKTAVVEGLAQAIVKGEVPETLKDKHLYTLDLGALVAGSRYRGDFEERLKKVLKEIRTRGDIILFIDELHTLVGAGAAEGAIDAASILKPMLARGELQTIGATTLDEYRKHLEKDAALERRFQPIQVAEPSLPHTIEILKGLRDRYEAHHRVSITDEALVQAATLADRYISDRFLPDKAIDLIDEAGSRMRIRRMTAPPDLREFDEKIAGVRRDKESAIDSQDFEKAASLRDKEKQLLAAKAKREKEWKAGDMDVVAEVDGELIAEVLATATGIPVFKLTEEESSRLLRMEEELHKRVIGQNDAVKALSKAIRRTRAGLKDPKRPGGSFIFAGPSGVGKTELSKALAEFLFGDEDALISLDMSEFSEKHTVSRLFGSPPGYVGYEEGGQLTEKVRRKPFSVVLFDEVEKAHPDIFNSLLQILEDGRLTDSQGRVVDFKNTVIIMTTNLGTRDISKGFNLGFAASGDTKTNYERMKNKVQDELKQHFRPEFLNRVDDVVVFPQLTQEDILRIVDLMISKVDERLKDRDMGIELSQSAKELLSKKGYDPVLGARPLRRTIQREIEDSLSEKILFGELRPGHIVVVDTEGEGDTATFTFRGEEKSALPDAPPIEQAAGGGPNLSKDA; translated from the coding sequence ATGTTCGAGAGGTTCACCGACCGCGCGCGGCGGGTTGTCGTCCTGGCTCAGGAAGAAGCCCGGATGCTCAACCACAACTACATCGGCACCGAGCACATCCTCCTGGGTCTCATCCACGAGGGCGAAGGTGTCGCCGCTAAGGCCCTGGAGAGCCTCGGCATTTCGCTCGAGGCGGTCCGCCAGCAGGTGGAGGAGATCATCGGCCAGGGCCAGCAGGCCCCGTCCGGTCACATCCCCTTCACCCCCCGTGCCAAGAAGGTCCTGGAGCTGTCGCTCCGCGAGGCCCTTCAGCTGGGCCACAACTACATCGGCACGGAGCACATCCTGCTCGGCCTGATCCGTGAGGGCGAGGGCGTCGCCGCCCAGGTCCTGGTCAAGCTGGGCGCCGACCTCAACCGGGTGCGGCAGCAGGTCATCCAGCTGCTCTCCGGTTACCAGGGCAAGGAGACCGCCACCGCCGGCGGCCCCGCCGAGGGCACCCCCTCGACGTCCCTCGTCCTGGACCAGTTCGGCCGGAACCTCACCCAGGCCGCTCGTGAGTCCAAGCTCGACCCGGTCATCGGGCGCGAGAAGGAGATCGAGCGGGTCATGCAGGTGCTGTCCCGCCGTACCAAGAACAACCCGGTGCTGATCGGTGAGCCCGGCGTCGGCAAGACCGCCGTCGTCGAGGGCCTCGCCCAGGCCATCGTCAAGGGCGAGGTGCCCGAGACGCTGAAGGACAAGCACCTCTACACCCTGGACCTCGGCGCCCTGGTCGCCGGCTCCCGCTACCGCGGTGACTTCGAGGAGCGCCTGAAGAAGGTGCTCAAGGAGATCCGCACCCGCGGCGACATCATCCTGTTCATCGACGAGCTGCACACGCTGGTCGGTGCGGGTGCCGCCGAGGGCGCCATCGACGCGGCTTCCATCCTGAAGCCGATGCTGGCCCGCGGTGAGCTGCAGACCATCGGTGCCACCACGCTGGACGAGTACCGCAAGCACCTGGAGAAGGACGCGGCCCTGGAGCGCCGCTTCCAGCCCATCCAGGTCGCCGAGCCGTCCCTGCCGCACACCATCGAGATCCTCAAGGGCCTGCGCGACCGGTACGAGGCGCACCACCGCGTCTCCATCACCGACGAGGCGCTGGTCCAGGCCGCCACCCTGGCCGACCGCTACATCTCGGACCGCTTCCTGCCGGACAAGGCCATCGACCTGATCGACGAGGCCGGCTCCCGGATGCGCATCCGCCGGATGACCGCGCCGCCGGACCTGCGCGAGTTCGACGAGAAGATCGCCGGTGTCCGCCGGGACAAGGAGTCCGCGATCGACTCGCAGGACTTCGAGAAGGCCGCCTCCCTGCGCGACAAGGAGAAGCAGCTCCTGGCCGCCAAGGCCAAGCGGGAGAAGGAGTGGAAGGCCGGCGACATGGACGTCGTCGCCGAGGTCGACGGCGAGCTGATCGCCGAGGTCCTCGCCACGGCCACCGGCATCCCGGTCTTCAAGCTGACCGAGGAGGAGTCCTCCCGCCTGCTGCGCATGGAGGAGGAGCTCCACAAGCGGGTCATCGGCCAGAACGACGCCGTCAAGGCGCTGTCGAAGGCGATCCGCCGTACGCGTGCCGGTCTGAAGGACCCGAAGCGCCCCGGTGGCTCGTTCATCTTCGCCGGCCCGTCCGGCGTCGGTAAGACCGAGCTGTCCAAGGCGCTCGCCGAGTTCCTCTTCGGCGACGAGGACGCGCTGATCTCCCTCGACATGTCGGAGTTCAGCGAGAAGCACACGGTCTCCCGTCTCTTCGGTTCGCCCCCCGGCTACGTGGGCTACGAGGAGGGCGGCCAGCTGACCGAGAAGGTGCGCCGCAAGCCGTTCTCCGTCGTCCTGTTCGACGAGGTGGAGAAGGCCCACCCGGACATCTTCAACTCGCTGCTGCAGATCCTGGAGGACGGTCGTCTGACCGACTCCCAGGGCCGGGTCGTGGACTTCAAGAACACGGTCATCATCATGACGACCAACCTCGGCACCCGGGACATCTCCAAGGGCTTCAACCTGGGCTTCGCGGCCTCGGGTGACACGAAGACCAACTACGAGCGCATGAAGAACAAGGTCCAGGACGAGCTGAAGCAGCACTTCCGGCCCGAGTTCCTCAACCGTGTGGACGACGTCGTCGTCTTCCCGCAGCTCACGCAGGAGGACATCCTGCGGATCGTCGACCTGATGATCAGCAAGGTGGACGAGCGCCTGAAGGACCGGGACATGGGCATCGAGCTGTCCCAGTCCGCCAAGGAGCTGCTGTCCAAGAAGGGCTACGACCCCGTGCTGGGCGCCCGGCCGCTGCGCCGCACCATCCAGCGCGAGATCGAGGACAGCCTCTCCGAGAAGATCCTCTTCGGCGAGCTGCGCCCCGGTCACATCGTGGTCGTGGACACGGAGGGCGAGGGCGACACCGCGACCTTCACCTTCCGCGGCGAGGAGAAGTCGGCCCTGCCGGACGCCCCGCCGATCGAGCAGGCGGCGGGCGGCGGCCCGAACCTGAGCAAGGACGCGTGA
- a CDS encoding NACHT domain-containing protein, translating into MEPTVLGGKLASAAIGPLVRKLIVRDAPGAGLVDRPVRLSALVTFRGEKRTLGEKDVHRLAERIVDRAVESPGEAPFPADERSAVADALARRLLTLGELDMDDVQAVRLGYRELARRLSDGSRAFDGLSTDARHFLDSATEWACLQILEFFTRRSSFVARTLVEQSRAQAELIAKVDELIVRTPRPDGRDTAFERRYLPYVADRHNHITIYGVDLRDSPDRWPLEVAYLSLEATTAGDAPPDQATGEHPPAVTGRLRAEEALLADDRVLLRGDAGSGKTTLVQWLAVTAARDGGRVPFVLPLRTLIRTGTLPSPDGFLKAVSCPLTPPEGWAERVLTAGRGLVLVDGLDEIPAADRHRTRDWLRSLLSAYPGNRWLLTSRPTAVRADWLAQEGFRELTLAPMRRSEVATFVRRWHEAARAPEFEAPLLDSLRTKRDLARLTTNPLMCGLICALHRERRGYLPTGRKELYDAALTMLLARRDRERGMAVELGEEAQLELLQRLAYALVLSGRTEMDAGTAEGIVERCLPAVASAGGDAPAVLRELLLRSGLLRQPAQGVVDFVHRTFQDYLGARYAVGEGHLEVLLGHADDTQWEDVIRMAVAHARPRERAWLLRQLLARDTPRLTLLALACLEHAVALDAGVRAEVEERAAALIPPRTKEDARSLAGAGPLVLELLPGPEGLTAAESLGVVITASLLGEAEPEGALGVLRRFREHPDLDVRRQLVGTWGRFDAGEYAAEVLDHLSRAGLRLNCDSSEQRAALGLMRPWPQLSFGGPHSAEDILAAVPAPEAVRTLFILDNPDLTDLGALVPFSGLRRLGVLGCPATGVDRLSVLPLTTLACGIADMTGLRSLRSLTDLSVHQELPGADLTDALPVDAPLESLFLGVHSIKSTGLRGLSRWASLRTLSFGSLATELTEDDWCEVAELPRLTRIDLNGRVLTHSVDPMPVLPGIEVLQVGMMSGTEDLSPLAHRLPGLRSVVLVNQPGHSVTASRYRELFPNAELTVEEH; encoded by the coding sequence ATGGAGCCGACGGTACTGGGTGGCAAGCTGGCGTCCGCCGCGATCGGCCCGCTGGTGCGGAAGCTGATCGTGCGGGACGCCCCCGGGGCGGGCCTGGTGGACAGGCCGGTGCGGCTGTCCGCGCTGGTGACCTTCCGGGGCGAGAAACGGACGCTCGGCGAGAAGGACGTCCACAGGCTCGCCGAGCGGATCGTGGACCGGGCGGTGGAGTCCCCGGGCGAGGCACCGTTCCCGGCGGACGAGCGGAGCGCGGTGGCCGATGCGCTGGCCAGACGTCTGCTGACGCTCGGCGAGCTGGACATGGACGACGTACAGGCGGTGCGCCTCGGGTACCGCGAGCTGGCGAGACGGCTGAGCGACGGCTCGAGGGCCTTCGACGGCCTCTCCACGGACGCCCGCCACTTCCTCGACTCGGCGACCGAATGGGCCTGCCTCCAGATCCTGGAGTTCTTCACCCGGCGGTCGTCCTTCGTGGCCCGCACCCTCGTGGAACAGAGCCGCGCCCAGGCCGAACTGATCGCCAAGGTGGACGAGTTGATCGTCCGCACCCCGCGCCCCGACGGGCGCGACACCGCCTTCGAGCGCCGCTACCTGCCGTACGTGGCCGACCGCCACAACCACATCACCATCTACGGCGTCGACCTGCGCGACTCCCCGGACCGCTGGCCCCTGGAAGTCGCCTACCTGAGCCTGGAGGCGACGACGGCCGGGGACGCCCCGCCCGACCAGGCGACCGGCGAGCACCCGCCGGCCGTCACCGGCCGGCTGCGGGCCGAGGAGGCGCTGCTCGCCGACGACCGGGTGCTGCTGCGCGGCGACGCCGGTTCCGGCAAGACCACCCTGGTGCAGTGGCTCGCGGTCACCGCGGCCCGCGACGGCGGCCGCGTCCCCTTCGTCCTCCCCCTGCGCACCCTGATCCGCACCGGCACCCTGCCCTCCCCGGACGGCTTCCTGAAGGCCGTGAGCTGCCCGCTGACCCCGCCGGAGGGCTGGGCCGAACGCGTGCTCACGGCGGGCCGGGGCCTGGTCCTCGTGGACGGCCTGGACGAGATACCGGCCGCCGACCGCCACCGCACCCGCGACTGGCTGCGCTCCCTCCTTTCGGCCTACCCCGGCAACCGCTGGCTGCTGACCTCCCGCCCGACCGCCGTCCGCGCCGACTGGCTGGCCCAGGAGGGCTTCCGGGAGCTGACCCTGGCCCCGATGCGCCGCTCGGAGGTCGCCACCTTCGTCCGCCGCTGGCACGAGGCGGCGCGGGCCCCGGAGTTCGAGGCGCCGCTGCTGGACTCCCTGCGCACGAAGCGCGATCTGGCCCGGCTGACCACCAACCCCCTGATGTGCGGCCTGATCTGCGCCCTGCACCGCGAACGCCGGGGCTATCTCCCCACCGGCCGCAAGGAGTTGTACGACGCCGCCCTCACGATGCTGCTCGCGCGCCGGGACCGGGAGCGGGGCATGGCCGTCGAACTGGGCGAGGAGGCGCAGCTGGAGCTGCTGCAACGGCTCGCGTACGCGCTGGTGCTCAGCGGCCGCACGGAGATGGACGCCGGCACGGCGGAGGGCATCGTGGAGCGGTGCCTTCCGGCGGTGGCCTCGGCGGGCGGTGACGCGCCGGCGGTCCTGCGGGAGCTGCTGCTGCGCAGCGGCCTGCTGCGGCAGCCGGCACAGGGCGTCGTGGACTTCGTCCACCGCACCTTCCAGGACTACCTGGGGGCGCGGTACGCGGTCGGGGAAGGGCATCTGGAGGTGCTGCTCGGCCACGCCGACGACACCCAGTGGGAGGACGTCATCCGCATGGCCGTCGCCCACGCGCGCCCCCGGGAACGGGCCTGGCTGCTCCGGCAGCTGCTCGCCCGGGACACCCCCCGGCTGACCTTGCTGGCCCTCGCCTGCCTGGAACACGCGGTGGCCCTGGACGCGGGGGTGCGGGCGGAGGTCGAGGAGCGGGCGGCGGCGCTGATCCCGCCGCGGACGAAGGAGGACGCGCGGTCCCTGGCCGGCGCGGGCCCGCTGGTGCTGGAGCTGCTGCCGGGCCCGGAGGGACTGACGGCCGCGGAGTCACTGGGCGTGGTGATCACCGCGTCCCTCCTGGGGGAGGCGGAGCCGGAGGGGGCGCTGGGGGTGCTGCGGCGGTTCCGGGAGCATCCGGATCTGGATGTGCGGCGGCAGTTGGTGGGGACGTGGGGGCGGTTCGACGCCGGGGAGTATGCGGCGGAGGTGCTGGATCATCTGAGCCGGGCAGGTCTCCGCCTGAACTGCGACTCGTCCGAACAGCGCGCGGCACTGGGCTTGATGCGTCCCTGGCCCCAGCTGTCTTTCGGCGGCCCGCACAGCGCCGAGGACATCCTGGCCGCTGTGCCGGCCCCCGAGGCCGTGAGAACGCTTTTCATATTGGACAACCCTGACCTCACCGATCTGGGCGCTCTTGTTCCGTTCAGTGGTTTGCGTCGACTTGGGGTGCTCGGCTGTCCGGCCACCGGAGTGGACCGACTTTCCGTTCTCCCGCTCACCACGCTCGCCTGCGGCATCGCCGACATGACCGGACTGCGGTCCCTCCGATCCCTCACCGACCTTTCCGTACACCAGGAACTGCCGGGGGCCGACCTCACCGATGCTCTGCCGGTGGACGCCCCGCTGGAATCCCTTTTCCTCGGCGTGCACAGCATCAAAAGCACGGGGTTGCGCGGGCTGAGTCGGTGGGCGTCTCTGCGCACCCTGAGTTTCGGATCGCTGGCCACGGAGCTGACGGAGGACGACTGGTGTGAAGTCGCGGAACTGCCCCGGCTGACCCGCATCGACCTGAACGGCAGGGTGCTGACGCACTCCGTCGACCCGATGCCGGTCCTTCCCGGCATCGAGGTTCTTCAGGTCGGCATGATGTCCGGCACCGAAGACCTCTCGCCCCTGGCGCACCGGCTACCGGGCCTGCGCTCGGTGGTCCTGGTGAATCAGCCCGGCCATTCCGTCACCGCGTCCCGGTACCGGGAACTCTTCCCGAACGCCGAACTCACCGTGGAAGAACACTGA
- a CDS encoding HAD family acid phosphatase: MTTRPLARRITVTAVAVAALAAVAAPARAADAGPAQAATAATTASATTGKVDYATWQQDCRTVMDQALPYIKERIADAGPGEKQAIVLDIDNTALATDLGFQVPQAANGPVLDVAEYAQEHGVSLFFVTARPGIIEAPTKWNLEYDGYRVSGLYVRGLVDLFKNVADYKTAQRAGIESRGYDIIANIGNSATDLSGGHADRTFKLPDYDGQLS; encoded by the coding sequence ATGACCACACGCCCCCTGGCGCGCCGCATCACCGTGACCGCCGTCGCCGTGGCCGCCCTGGCCGCCGTGGCCGCCCCGGCCCGGGCGGCGGACGCCGGCCCGGCCCAGGCCGCCACCGCGGCGACGACGGCGAGCGCCACCACCGGCAAGGTCGACTACGCCACCTGGCAGCAGGACTGCCGGACCGTGATGGACCAGGCACTGCCCTACATCAAGGAGCGCATCGCCGACGCCGGACCGGGCGAGAAGCAGGCCATCGTCCTCGACATCGACAACACCGCGCTGGCGACCGACCTCGGCTTCCAGGTCCCGCAGGCGGCCAACGGGCCGGTCCTGGACGTCGCCGAGTACGCCCAGGAGCACGGCGTCTCCCTCTTCTTCGTCACCGCCCGCCCGGGCATCATCGAGGCGCCCACCAAGTGGAACCTGGAGTACGACGGCTACCGGGTCTCCGGCCTCTACGTGCGCGGCCTCGTCGACCTCTTCAAGAACGTCGCCGACTACAAGACGGCCCAGCGCGCCGGCATCGAGAGCAGGGGCTACGACATCATCGCCAACATCGGCAACAGCGCCACCGACCTCTCCGGCGGCCACGCCGACCGCACCTTCAAACTGCCCGACTACGACGGCCAGTTGTCGTAA
- a CDS encoding M23 family metallopeptidase, with translation MIKRFTSRALRTSSLRTRAAVLAAGVAVPVVLGAGAASAAPSAASWVDPVKKYSLSAGFNQSGARWVAKHSGQDFAVPTGTDVVAVHGGTVVKAGPNGAGDGPAYGNAVVIKHENGVYSQYAHLSRVDVRIGQTVKAGQHIALSGSTGNSTGPHLHFEIRTTPNYGSALNPLSYLRGKGLKV, from the coding sequence ATGATCAAGCGCTTCACGTCCCGTGCTCTCCGTACGTCCTCGCTCCGTACCCGTGCCGCCGTCCTGGCCGCCGGTGTCGCTGTCCCGGTCGTGCTGGGCGCCGGAGCCGCGAGCGCCGCTCCGTCGGCCGCCTCCTGGGTCGACCCGGTGAAGAAGTACTCGCTGTCGGCGGGCTTCAACCAGTCCGGCGCCCGCTGGGTCGCCAAGCACAGCGGCCAGGACTTCGCCGTGCCGACCGGCACCGACGTCGTCGCCGTGCACGGCGGCACCGTGGTCAAGGCCGGTCCCAACGGCGCCGGCGACGGCCCCGCGTACGGCAACGCCGTCGTGATCAAGCACGAGAACGGCGTCTACTCCCAGTACGCGCACCTGTCCCGGGTGGACGTGCGCATCGGTCAGACCGTGAAGGCGGGCCAGCACATCGCCCTGTCCGGCTCCACCGGCAACTCCACCGGCCCGCACCTGCACTTCGAGATCCGTACGACCCCGAACTACGGCTCCGCCCTCAACCCGCTGTCCTACCTGCGCGGCAAGGGCCTCAAGGTCTGA